Proteins from a genomic interval of Microtus ochrogaster isolate Prairie Vole_2 chromosome 24, MicOch1.0, whole genome shotgun sequence:
- the Gpr182 gene encoding G-protein coupled receptor 182 — protein MSDKPSPGPGPTSAPDNDFGEIHNWTELLHLFNHTFSDCHMELNENAKQVVLFVLYLAIFVVGLVENILVICVNWRRSGRAGLLNLYILNIAIADLGIILSLPVWMLEVMLDYTWLWGSFSCRFTHYFYLANMYSSIFFLTCLSIDRYVSLTSISASWQRHQHRIRRAVCAGVWVLSAIIPLPEVVHIQLMDGSEPMCLFLAPFETYSTWALAVALSATTLGFLLPFPLIAVFNILTAYRLRKQGRPESRRQCLLMWAYIAVFVICWLPYHVSMLLLTLHATHIFLHCHLVNLLYFFYEIIDCFSMLHCVLNPILYNFLSPSFRGRLLSIVVRYLPKEQARASSSTQHSIVITKEVADLHPNPIRNSQEASPPPPNTSATLGNSIGS, from the coding sequence ATGTCAGACAAACCCAGCCCTGGGCCCGGCCCCACTTCGGCACCTGACAATGATTTTGGAGAGATCCATAACTGGACAGAACTGCTCCACCTTTTCAACCACACCTTTTCTGATTGCCACATGGAACTCAACGAGAATGCCAAGCAAGTCGTCCTCTTCGTCCTCTACCTGGCCATCTTTGTGGTGGGGTTAGTGGAGAACATTCTGGTGATCTGCGTCAACTGGCGCCGCTCGGGCCGGGCGGGGCTGCTGAACTTGTACATCCTCAACATTGCCATCGCAGACCTGGGCATCATCCTATCTCTGCCCGTCTGGATGCTGGAGGTCATGCTGGACTACACCTGGCTCTGGGGCAGCTTCTCCTGCCGCTTCACCCATTACTTCTACCTTGCCAACATGTACAGCAGCATATTTTTCCTCACGTGCCTCAGCATTGACCGCTATGTCAGTCTTACCagtatctctgcctcctggcagCGCCACCAGCACCGAATACGGAGGGCCGTGTGCGCAGGCGTCTGGGTCCTCTCGGCCATCATCCCACTGCCTGAGGTGGTGCATATTCAGCTGATGGATGGCTCTGAGCCCATGTGCCTCTTCCTAGCACCTTTCGAGACGTACAGCACATGGGCCCTGGCAGTGGCCTTGTCTGCTACCACCCTGGGCTTCCTACTGCCCTTCCCTCTCATCGCGGTTTTCAACATCCTAACAGCCTACCGCCTTCGGAAGCAGGGGCGGCCGGAGAGCAGGCGCCAGTGCCTGCTGATGTGGGCTTACATAGCCGTCTTTGTCATCTGCTGGCTGCCCTACCATGTGTCCATGCTGCTGCTCACCCTGCATGCCACCCACATCTTCCTCCACTGCCACCTGGTTAACCTGCTCTACTTCTTCTACGAAATCATCGACTGCTTCTCCATGCTGCACTGTGTCCTCAACCCCATCCTGTACAACTTTCTCAGCCCGAGCTTCCGGGGCCGGCTGCTGAGCATTGTGGTCCGCTACCTTCCCAAGGAGCAGGCCAGGGCATCATCCTCCACCCAGCACTCCATCGTCATTACTAAGGAGGTGGCAGAtctccaccccaaccccatccGAAACTCTCAGGAAGCATCTCCTCCGCCTCCGAACACCTCGGCTACACTCGGCAACTCCATAGGCAGCTAA